In Mucilaginibacter celer, one DNA window encodes the following:
- the leuS gene encoding leucine--tRNA ligase, translated as MDYQFKEIEQKWQQFWAQNQTFKAEDKSAKPKYYVLDMFPYPSGAGLHVGHPLGYIASDIFARYKRLKGFNVLHPMGYDSFGLPAEQYAIQTGQHPAITTEDNIATYRRQLDQIGFSFDWSREVRTSSPDYYKWTQWIFMQLFNSWYNKDADKAESIDKLVAHFEANGSAGINAVSDEEILSFTADEWKAFSNQDQQAELLKYRLTYLRESTVNWCPALGTVLANDEVKDGFSERGGFPVEQKKMTQWSMRITAYAERLLQGLDTIDWPEPLKEMQRNWIGKSTGASVKFPIDKSGHNAALDTNFIEVFTTRVDTIFGVTFLVIAPEHELVASLTTPEQKAEIEAYITQTKKKSELDRMADAKTVSGAFTGSYVLNPLNGQQIPIWIADYVLAGYGTGAVMAVPSGDQRDYLFAKHFNLPIVPIIDIQNIETEADPTKEGKYINSDFINGLTYKEATAAVVAELEKINAGKAKVNFRMRDAIFGRQRYWGEPVPVYFKDGLPYLIDESHLPLLLPEIDKYLPTETGEPPLGRAEDWKYEGGLAYELSTMPGWAGSSWYWYRYMDAQNDKEFASREAIEYWKDVDLYIGGSEHATGHLLYSRFWNKFLKDLDLVVEEEPFKKLINQGMIQGRSNFVYRLIDEEGKGTNTYVSHGLIKEYKTTPIHVDVNIVENEVLNIAKFKQWRPEFADAEFILENGKYICGVEVEKMSKRYYNVVNPDDIATRYGADTLRMYEMFLGPLEQSKPWNTNGIEGVFKFLRKFWRLFHNDAWEFGVSDAAPSKAELKSLHKIIKKVEEDIERFSFNTSVSSFMIAVNELTDLKCNNRAVLQDLVIILSPYAPHICEELWALLGNAEGTLSYAPFPKFNAEYLVEDEFAYPISINGKMKMNLNIPLSLDVKGTEEFVLANADVQKYLDGKAPKKMIVVKGRIVNMVV; from the coding sequence ATGGACTACCAATTTAAAGAGATAGAGCAAAAATGGCAGCAGTTTTGGGCCCAAAACCAAACCTTTAAAGCCGAAGATAAATCAGCAAAACCCAAGTATTATGTGCTGGATATGTTCCCTTACCCATCGGGAGCAGGTTTGCACGTAGGGCACCCGCTGGGCTATATCGCTTCTGATATTTTTGCACGTTACAAGCGCTTAAAAGGCTTTAATGTGCTGCACCCTATGGGCTACGACAGCTTTGGCTTACCGGCCGAGCAGTACGCCATACAAACCGGGCAGCACCCGGCCATCACTACCGAAGATAATATTGCCACCTACCGTCGCCAGTTAGACCAGATCGGTTTCTCGTTTGATTGGAGCCGCGAGGTGCGCACCAGCTCGCCTGATTATTATAAATGGACGCAGTGGATTTTTATGCAGCTGTTTAACAGCTGGTATAACAAAGATGCCGATAAGGCCGAATCGATAGATAAACTGGTTGCTCATTTCGAGGCAAACGGATCGGCAGGTATCAATGCTGTAAGCGACGAAGAAATTTTAAGTTTTACCGCTGATGAATGGAAAGCGTTCAGCAACCAGGATCAGCAAGCTGAATTGTTGAAATACCGCCTTACCTACCTGCGCGAAAGCACCGTAAACTGGTGCCCTGCCTTAGGTACTGTATTGGCTAATGACGAGGTAAAAGACGGCTTCAGCGAGCGCGGCGGCTTCCCGGTTGAGCAAAAGAAAATGACCCAATGGAGCATGCGCATCACCGCCTATGCCGAAAGGTTATTGCAAGGCCTTGATACTATTGACTGGCCCGAACCCTTGAAAGAAATGCAAAGGAACTGGATTGGTAAAAGCACCGGTGCATCGGTTAAATTCCCGATAGATAAATCGGGACATAACGCTGCTTTGGATACCAACTTTATCGAAGTATTTACTACACGTGTTGATACCATCTTCGGTGTTACATTTTTGGTAATTGCTCCTGAGCATGAACTGGTTGCTTCGTTAACTACTCCTGAGCAAAAAGCAGAGATCGAAGCCTACATCACCCAAACCAAAAAGAAATCGGAACTGGACAGGATGGCCGATGCCAAAACTGTTTCGGGCGCGTTTACCGGTAGTTATGTATTGAACCCGCTTAACGGCCAGCAGATCCCGATCTGGATAGCTGATTATGTTTTGGCTGGATACGGAACAGGGGCGGTAATGGCCGTACCGTCCGGCGATCAGCGCGATTACCTGTTCGCGAAGCATTTCAATTTGCCGATAGTGCCTATCATCGATATTCAGAATATCGAAACCGAGGCCGATCCAACCAAAGAAGGTAAATACATCAATTCCGATTTCATTAATGGCTTAACTTATAAAGAAGCTACCGCTGCTGTAGTTGCTGAATTAGAAAAAATTAACGCAGGCAAAGCGAAAGTTAACTTCAGGATGCGCGATGCCATTTTTGGCCGTCAGCGTTACTGGGGCGAGCCGGTGCCGGTTTACTTTAAAGATGGCTTACCATATTTAATTGACGAAAGCCACCTGCCCTTGCTATTGCCCGAAATTGACAAATACCTCCCAACCGAAACCGGCGAACCACCATTGGGCCGTGCCGAAGATTGGAAATATGAAGGCGGTTTAGCTTACGAGCTAAGCACCATGCCGGGCTGGGCTGGCTCAAGCTGGTACTGGTACCGTTATATGGATGCCCAGAATGATAAAGAATTTGCATCGCGCGAGGCTATTGAATACTGGAAAGATGTTGACTTATACATCGGCGGTAGTGAACATGCTACCGGTCACCTGTTGTATAGCCGTTTCTGGAACAAGTTTTTGAAAGATCTGGACTTGGTTGTTGAGGAAGAGCCTTTCAAAAAACTGATTAACCAAGGGATGATCCAGGGTCGCAGTAATTTTGTTTATCGTTTAATTGACGAGGAAGGCAAAGGCACTAACACCTATGTATCTCACGGTTTAATAAAAGAATATAAAACCACGCCGATACACGTTGACGTTAACATTGTTGAAAACGAAGTACTGAACATAGCTAAGTTTAAACAATGGCGACCAGAATTTGCTGATGCCGAATTCATTTTAGAAAATGGCAAATACATCTGCGGCGTTGAGGTTGAAAAAATGTCGAAACGTTATTATAATGTGGTAAACCCTGATGATATCGCAACCCGCTACGGTGCCGATACCTTGCGCATGTACGAGATGTTCTTAGGTCCGCTGGAGCAGAGCAAGCCCTGGAATACCAATGGTATTGAAGGCGTGTTCAAGTTTTTGCGTAAATTCTGGAGGTTGTTCCATAACGATGCCTGGGAATTTGGAGTAAGCGATGCCGCGCCATCAAAAGCCGAGTTAAAATCATTACACAAGATCATCAAGAAAGTGGAAGAAGACATTGAGCGTTTCTCGTTCAACACTTCGGTTTCCAGCTTCATGATTGCGGTAAATGAACTAACCGACCTGAAATGCAACAACCGCGCGGTATTGCAGGACCTGGTAATTATCCTGTCGCCTTACGCGCCGCATATTTGCGAGGAGCTATGGGCATTATTGGGTAATGCCGAAGGTACTTTATCCTATGCGCCGTTCCCTAAATTTAACGCGGAATATCTGGTGGAAGATGAGTTTGCTTACCCCATCTCTATCAACGGTAAAATGAAAATGAACCTGAACATCCCGCTCAGCCTGGATGTAAAAGGTACCGAAGAGTTTGTATTGGCCAATGCCGATGTACAAAAATACCTGGACGGCAAAGCGCCTAAAAAGATGATTGTGGTGAAAGGCCGCATTGTTAATATGGTGGTTTAG
- the dctA gene encoding C4-dicarboxylate transporter DctA — MKRLLSNLTIQVLIAIALGVLAGLYLKGFAPTADLISKTFISLITMLIAPIIFLTIVLGVAGMSDMKKVGRVGGKALLYFEIVTTFALIIGVTVANIIKPGAGFENHAVKMDTGKLAVYEKAAAEMHWGDFLAHIVPSNMFKAFAEGDILQILFFAILFGFGLSKMGEAGQSVIQLFDKLSKVFFNIMKIVMKVAPIGAFAGMAFTVSKYGIQTLKPLALLMGSVYLTMALFIFVVLNIICRLFKFSLWEYLKYIRQEILIVLGTSSSESALPAMMEKLEKFGCSKSVVGLVIPTGYSFNLDGTTIYLSMCVIFLAQVFNIPLSLGQELTIIGILMITSKGAAGVTGSGFIVLTSTLTAIKIIPVEGLAILIGVDRFMSEARAITNVIGNGVATIVIAKSEGEFRKPQ, encoded by the coding sequence ATGAAACGCCTACTCTCAAACCTAACTATCCAGGTACTTATAGCCATAGCCCTTGGGGTATTGGCAGGTCTGTACCTAAAAGGCTTCGCGCCCACTGCCGATCTCATCAGCAAAACATTCATCAGCCTGATCACCATGCTGATAGCGCCGATCATATTTTTAACCATTGTGCTGGGCGTTGCCGGCATGAGCGATATGAAAAAAGTGGGCCGTGTAGGCGGCAAGGCTTTGCTGTATTTTGAAATTGTAACCACCTTCGCGCTCATCATCGGCGTCACGGTGGCCAATATTATTAAACCCGGCGCGGGCTTTGAAAACCACGCCGTCAAAATGGACACCGGTAAACTGGCTGTGTACGAAAAAGCCGCTGCCGAAATGCATTGGGGCGATTTTTTGGCCCACATAGTCCCCTCAAACATGTTTAAAGCTTTTGCCGAGGGCGATATTTTACAGATCCTGTTTTTTGCTATCCTGTTTGGTTTTGGATTGAGTAAGATGGGGGAGGCCGGGCAATCGGTAATTCAACTGTTTGATAAGCTATCAAAAGTATTCTTCAACATTATGAAGATAGTAATGAAGGTAGCGCCGATAGGGGCCTTTGCAGGGATGGCTTTTACCGTAAGTAAATACGGTATTCAAACGCTTAAGCCATTGGCCTTGCTGATGGGTTCGGTTTACCTTACCATGGCGCTTTTTATTTTTGTGGTGCTGAATATAATTTGCAGGCTGTTTAAATTCAGTTTGTGGGAATACCTTAAATATATCCGCCAGGAGATTTTGATTGTACTGGGCACCTCCTCGTCTGAATCGGCGTTGCCGGCCATGATGGAGAAGCTGGAAAAGTTTGGCTGCTCAAAATCGGTTGTAGGCTTGGTGATCCCTACCGGGTATTCGTTTAACCTGGATGGTACTACCATCTATCTTTCCATGTGCGTGATATTTTTGGCGCAGGTGTTTAATATCCCGCTTTCGCTGGGGCAGGAGCTAACCATTATCGGCATTTTGATGATCACGTCCAAAGGTGCGGCGGGTGTTACAGGCAGCGGCTTTATTGTGCTTACCAGTACACTTACGGCAATTAAAATTATCCCGGTGGAGGGTTTGGCGATATTGATTGGGGTGGATAGGTTTATGTCGGAAGCAAGGGCGATTACCAATGTGATTGGGAACGGTGTGGCTACTATTGTGATTGCGAAGAGTGAGGGGGAGTTTAGGAAACCCCAATGA
- the sucD gene encoding succinate--CoA ligase subunit alpha, which produces MSVLVNKDSKVIVQGFTGKEGSYHAEQMIAYGTQLVGGVTPGKGGQSHLDRPVFNTVKDAVVATGADVSIIFVPPAFGADAIMEAAEAGIKVIVCITEGIPTKDMIAVKEYLSDKDARLIGPNCPGIITADESKIGIMPGFIFKKGNVGVVSKSGTLTYEAVDQVVKAGLGITTAIGIGGDPIIGTPTKEAVELLMNDPDTHGIIMIGEIGGNMEADAARWIKENGTKPVVGFIAGQTAPPGRRMGHAGAIVGGADDTAAAKMKIMAECGIRVVESPAEIGAAMAEELAKLA; this is translated from the coding sequence ATGAGTGTACTCGTAAATAAAGATTCAAAAGTTATTGTACAAGGTTTCACCGGTAAAGAGGGCTCATACCATGCCGAGCAAATGATTGCTTATGGTACCCAGTTAGTTGGTGGTGTTACACCAGGTAAAGGCGGTCAGAGCCATTTAGACAGGCCGGTTTTTAACACGGTTAAAGATGCCGTTGTTGCTACCGGTGCCGATGTATCGATCATATTTGTACCTCCTGCTTTTGGTGCAGATGCCATTATGGAAGCTGCCGAAGCCGGCATTAAGGTTATTGTTTGTATTACCGAAGGTATCCCTACAAAGGATATGATTGCGGTTAAAGAATATTTATCGGATAAGGATGCACGCCTGATTGGTCCTAACTGCCCGGGTATCATCACTGCCGATGAAAGCAAAATTGGTATTATGCCGGGCTTTATCTTTAAAAAAGGTAATGTAGGTGTGGTTTCAAAATCGGGCACTTTAACTTACGAAGCGGTTGACCAGGTGGTTAAAGCCGGTTTAGGCATCACCACAGCTATCGGCATTGGTGGCGACCCAATTATCGGTACCCCAACCAAAGAGGCTGTTGAATTATTAATGAACGATCCGGATACTCATGGTATTATCATGATTGGCGAAATTGGCGGTAACATGGAAGCTGATGCTGCCCGTTGGATCAAAGAAAACGGCACAAAACCGGTTGTAGGCTTTATCGCCGGTCAAACAGCGCCTCCGGGTCGCCGTATGGGTCACGCAGGTGCTATTGTTGGCGGTGCCGACGATACTGCTGCTGCAAAAATGAAAATTATGGCCGAGTGCGGTATCCGTGTGGTAGAATCGCCTGCTGAGATTGGCGCTGCTATGGCTGAAGAATTGGCTAAGTTAGCTTAA
- a CDS encoding glyoxalase superfamily protein, giving the protein MSIVKPILRIFDYDKAVEFYINWLGFKTDWEHKPESVPVYIQISLKDVILYLSEHHGDASPGSHIAIDDFTELRDYHAHLIAKNYKYNRPGLEVPEWNDKTIMMTVHDPFGNRLTFSEELKG; this is encoded by the coding sequence ATGTCGATAGTAAAACCCATCCTCCGCATTTTTGATTACGATAAGGCCGTCGAATTTTATATCAACTGGCTCGGCTTTAAAACCGATTGGGAACACAAACCCGAGAGCGTGCCGGTTTATATTCAGATTTCGCTGAAAGATGTAATCCTGTATTTATCCGAGCACCACGGCGATGCCAGTCCCGGAAGCCACATAGCCATTGACGATTTTACTGAGTTACGCGATTACCATGCCCACCTCATCGCCAAAAATTATAAATATAACCGGCCCGGTTTGGAAGTACCTGAGTGGAATGATAAAACCATCATGATGACGGTGCATGACCCTTTTGGGAACAGGCTGACGTTTAGTGAGGAGTTGAAGGGATAA
- a CDS encoding sensor histidine kinase, with the protein MFVRIKPALIIEICIHLLFWALIIFIPIISRPDMRGFPQAFFSTGHIVRFNLVLAAEFYLNAFVLIPRVLKKNIGLYFLLLLGSFVVFNLILFYTRPFFPEPRFPGMPPHRPPGHFLVIFPLLSITAGSFAYHYLADQFKIINKKKDIDNASLISELAFLRSQISPHFIFNVINSAVALSRLNPKAVEPTLIQLSKLLRYMLYVTDEEKVTLYQKEDYLRSYIELQQLRFRDQVKISFSSEIKAPEKSIEPMLLIPFVENAFKHGTGDIEAPGIAVTLFADDKNLRFSVQNVYNPVETDKDPASGIGLANVKRRLELLYPGKHNLYINKNEQAYIVMLQLELK; encoded by the coding sequence ATGTTTGTACGCATAAAGCCGGCATTGATTATCGAAATATGTATCCATCTGTTGTTTTGGGCTTTGATCATATTTATCCCCATTATTTCAAGACCGGATATGCGCGGTTTTCCGCAGGCATTTTTCTCAACCGGGCACATTGTAAGGTTTAACCTTGTTTTGGCAGCCGAGTTTTATCTGAATGCATTTGTTTTGATTCCCAGGGTGTTGAAAAAGAACATTGGCCTTTATTTTTTGCTGCTGCTGGGTTCGTTCGTGGTATTTAATCTCATCCTGTTTTACACCCGCCCGTTTTTTCCGGAGCCGCGATTTCCGGGCATGCCCCCACACCGGCCCCCGGGACATTTTTTGGTGATATTTCCGCTGTTATCCATAACTGCCGGCAGTTTTGCCTACCATTACCTGGCCGATCAATTTAAGATCATCAACAAAAAAAAGGACATTGATAACGCCTCGCTTATTTCTGAGCTGGCTTTTTTACGCTCGCAGATCAGTCCGCATTTTATTTTTAATGTGATTAACAGCGCGGTGGCACTTTCGCGCTTAAACCCGAAGGCTGTAGAACCTACGCTGATCCAGCTTTCCAAGCTGCTGCGTTATATGCTTTATGTAACGGATGAGGAAAAGGTGACCTTATATCAAAAAGAAGATTACCTGCGCAGCTATATCGAACTACAGCAACTCCGCTTCCGCGATCAGGTAAAGATCAGCTTCAGCTCGGAGATCAAAGCCCCCGAAAAATCGATCGAGCCTATGCTGCTGATTCCCTTTGTTGAAAATGCTTTTAAGCATGGCACAGGCGATATTGAAGCCCCAGGCATAGCCGTAACTTTATTTGCCGATGATAAAAACCTGCGCTTCAGTGTGCAAAACGTTTACAACCCGGTTGAGACGGATAAAGACCCTGCATCGGGCATTGGTTTGGCTAATGTGAAACGGCGACTGGAGTTGTTATATCCCGGTAAACACAATTTATATATCAACAAAAACGAGCAGGCCTATATAGTGATGCTGCAACTGGAACTGAAATGA
- a CDS encoding LytR/AlgR family response regulator transcription factor, with protein MMRCLILDDEPLALDLLEDNLKHVNTIQIVARCRNAGEAILAMQNEQIDLIFSDIYMPGINGLQFIRSLTQKPMVIFVTAYEKFAVEGFELDVVDYLVKPVPLDRFLKACHKALDLYELRRSYVPQQTTKNYFFLHADYNLVKINFDQVEYIEGLKDYIKVHLINQQKPVLSRISLKAIELQLPADQFFRVHKSYLVNLDHVSQMRRARIKLVNTEIPLSDGYRDVINRMIGKV; from the coding sequence ATGATGAGATGTTTGATACTTGATGATGAGCCCCTGGCGCTCGACCTGCTGGAAGATAACCTGAAACATGTGAATACCATACAAATAGTTGCCCGTTGCCGTAATGCAGGCGAAGCAATACTGGCGATGCAAAACGAGCAGATAGACCTGATATTCAGTGATATTTATATGCCGGGGATTAACGGTTTGCAATTTATCCGCAGCCTTACGCAAAAGCCCATGGTGATATTTGTTACCGCTTATGAAAAATTTGCGGTTGAAGGTTTTGAGCTTGATGTGGTTGATTACCTGGTAAAGCCGGTGCCTTTAGACAGGTTTTTAAAAGCCTGCCATAAAGCTTTGGATTTATACGAGTTACGCCGCAGCTATGTACCGCAGCAAACCACCAAAAACTACTTCTTTTTGCATGCCGACTATAATTTGGTGAAAATCAACTTCGACCAGGTTGAGTACATCGAAGGCTTAAAGGACTATATCAAAGTGCACCTCATTAATCAGCAAAAGCCGGTACTGTCACGCATCAGCCTTAAAGCTATTGAATTGCAATTACCCGCCGATCAGTTTTTTAGGGTACATAAATCATACTTGGTTAACCTTGATCATGTATCACAAATGCGCAGGGCACGGATTAAGCTGGTTAATACGGAGATTCCCTTGAGCGATGGATATAGGGATGTGATTAACAGGATGATTGGGAAGGTGTGA
- a CDS encoding TonB-dependent receptor, which translates to MKKLSLLLITTLVFCAGAVQAQQTQKKLKKIVVNHFFSCPLDELLDTLALNYQVRIVFERAPLHEMDVVEHFFEEPLKDVIAKVCDENSLHYWIESTGTIYILQNTDDLARLQKMNKLALQAANTGIKAKEIEAPKAKPKHFLVNVNGRVIDQQTGESLPSASVKIRGTDLSTMTNSDGYFTLFRVPSDTSVVEVSYTGFQTDYFRLSSEKLNSPLICGLFPSLNSLNEVTITGKKSGVMNTDSRQVGVLQLSPANLDKLPTMGDKDILRAFQLMPGVAGTNESSSGAYVRGGTPDQNLVVLDGFTIYQVDHLYGFFSAFNASAVKDVQMYKGGFTSKYGGRLSSVTEINGKEGNKNETNIGTDLSLLSASGYLETPLSDKSTLLLAVRRSYQGPFYNKIFNQFNQTSTTQSGAPGGGFGGRGGGFGGGGFANQITPSSYFYDFDAKYTYNISQKDKVSWSLYTGTDKTDNSRDLGLPSFLSSGSSGISIVDYTKYGNLGSSIKWFRQWNKKLYSNNYITYSSYFNDRNRSSSGFSQIDTNGIAHTLSNGTLETNNLKDVGYKSEWEWTASNKYKLLFGGFANYKKIDYEYTQNDTGKLINQHNNAMLAGVYTELAIDPNNKFHIQPGLRASYFGPTSKPYFEPRLSASYNLTDKITFKGATGQFYQFENQVIRQDVLGGNRNFWVLSNNSNIPVSQARHFILGASYENDGFLFSVEGYYKTLDGLTQYTVQQTRPAGAGGGGFMSFNQNQTQTVEEKFYEGTGRTKGIELLVQKKLGRYTGWVSYTLANAQNKFSAYGDNYYDADQDVRHEFKSINMYHYQRWNFAATFLFSTGHPYTAPLSTYTVKTVDGNAITYINLSDKNAERLPAYHRLDLSASYDLLKIDGKKVGSIGFSLFNVYNHVNSWYREYQLQNNQVITTNVNYLGFTPNLTLSLRWK; encoded by the coding sequence ATGAAGAAACTTTCCTTACTGTTAATTACTACCCTTGTTTTTTGTGCCGGAGCCGTGCAGGCACAGCAAACACAAAAAAAATTAAAGAAAATTGTTGTTAATCACTTTTTCTCCTGCCCGCTGGATGAACTGTTGGATACCCTGGCCCTCAACTACCAGGTACGCATTGTTTTTGAACGGGCTCCTTTGCACGAGATGGATGTGGTTGAGCACTTTTTTGAAGAGCCGCTTAAAGACGTTATTGCCAAAGTGTGCGACGAGAACAGTCTGCATTACTGGATAGAATCTACCGGGACAATTTATATACTGCAAAACACCGATGATCTGGCCCGCCTGCAAAAAATGAACAAGCTGGCATTGCAGGCGGCCAATACCGGGATAAAGGCCAAAGAGATTGAAGCGCCTAAAGCCAAACCCAAACATTTTTTGGTGAATGTGAATGGTAGGGTGATCGATCAGCAAACGGGCGAATCCTTGCCCTCGGCCTCGGTAAAGATCAGGGGGACGGATTTGAGTACCATGACCAACTCTGATGGTTATTTTACTTTGTTCCGCGTTCCATCAGATACATCGGTGGTTGAGGTATCCTACACGGGTTTTCAAACCGATTATTTCAGGCTGAGCAGCGAGAAACTGAACTCGCCTTTAATTTGCGGTTTGTTCCCCTCGCTTAACAGTTTGAACGAGGTTACCATCACCGGCAAAAAAAGCGGTGTAATGAATACCGATAGCAGGCAGGTTGGCGTACTACAGCTTTCGCCTGCCAACCTGGATAAGCTGCCAACCATGGGCGATAAGGATATCTTAAGGGCTTTTCAGTTAATGCCGGGCGTAGCGGGTACCAACGAATCGTCATCAGGAGCTTATGTGCGCGGGGGTACGCCCGATCAGAATTTGGTGGTGCTGGATGGCTTTACCATTTACCAGGTTGATCACCTGTATGGCTTTTTCAGTGCTTTTAATGCCAGCGCCGTTAAAGATGTGCAGATGTATAAGGGCGGTTTTACCTCCAAATATGGCGGCAGGCTCTCGAGCGTTACCGAGATCAACGGTAAAGAAGGCAACAAAAACGAAACCAATATCGGTACCGATTTGAGCTTGCTGAGTGCGAGCGGTTACCTCGAAACGCCACTATCCGATAAATCGACCTTGTTGCTGGCCGTAAGGCGTTCATACCAGGGACCGTTTTATAATAAGATCTTTAACCAGTTTAATCAAACTTCAACCACGCAGAGTGGCGCACCGGGCGGCGGCTTTGGCGGCCGGGGTGGTGGTTTTGGTGGTGGCGGTTTTGCTAACCAGATTACCCCAAGCTCGTATTTTTATGATTTTGATGCTAAATACACCTACAATATCAGCCAAAAGGATAAAGTATCATGGAGTTTATACACCGGTACCGATAAAACGGATAACAGTCGTGATTTAGGTTTGCCTTCCTTCCTGTCATCAGGCAGCAGCGGTATCAGCATTGTTGATTATACCAAATACGGCAACCTTGGCAGCAGCATCAAATGGTTCAGGCAGTGGAATAAAAAGCTGTACTCAAACAATTATATCACTTACTCATCCTACTTTAATGATAGGAACCGCAGCTCGTCGGGCTTTTCGCAAATCGACACCAATGGTATAGCCCATACCCTGAGTAACGGTACCCTCGAAACCAATAACCTGAAGGATGTGGGCTACAAATCTGAATGGGAGTGGACTGCCAGCAATAAGTACAAACTGCTTTTCGGTGGCTTTGCCAACTACAAAAAAATAGATTATGAGTATACCCAAAACGATACCGGCAAACTCATCAATCAACATAACAACGCTATGCTGGCAGGTGTTTATACCGAACTGGCCATCGACCCGAATAACAAATTTCATATTCAGCCCGGATTGCGCGCGTCATACTTTGGCCCTACATCAAAACCCTACTTCGAGCCGCGACTTTCAGCCAGTTACAACCTTACAGATAAGATCACATTTAAAGGTGCAACCGGGCAGTTTTACCAATTCGAGAACCAGGTGATACGGCAGGATGTGTTGGGAGGCAACCGCAACTTCTGGGTATTATCAAACAACAGCAATATCCCGGTAAGCCAGGCCCGGCATTTTATATTAGGTGCCAGTTATGAAAATGATGGTTTTTTGTTTAGCGTGGAAGGTTATTATAAAACACTTGATGGACTTACTCAATATACCGTGCAGCAAACACGCCCGGCAGGTGCAGGCGGCGGCGGCTTCATGAGCTTTAATCAAAACCAGACGCAAACCGTTGAAGAGAAATTTTACGAGGGTACGGGCCGAACAAAAGGGATAGAGTTGTTGGTGCAAAAAAAATTAGGTCGTTATACGGGCTGGGTCAGCTATACGCTTGCCAACGCGCAAAACAAATTTTCGGCCTACGGTGATAACTATTACGATGCCGACCAGGATGTACGCCACGAGTTTAAATCCATCAACATGTACCATTACCAGCGGTGGAACTTCGCGGCCACCTTCCTGTTCAGTACAGGGCACCCGTACACCGCGCCTTTATCAACCTATACGGTTAAAACTGTGGATGGCAACGCCATTACCTACATCAACCTCAGCGATAAAAATGCCGAGCGTTTACCGGCCTATCACAGGCTTGATCTTTCGGCCTCGTACGATCTGTTAAAAATAGACGGGAAAAAAGTAGGCTCGATAGGTTTCTCGCTGTTTAATGTTTATAACCACGTTAACTCCTGGTATCGCGAGTACCAGCTGCAAAATAACCAGGTGATCACCACCAATGTTAACTACCTCGGCTTTACGCCTAACCTAACTTTAAGTTTAAGATGGAAATAA
- a CDS encoding DUF4249 family protein, whose translation MEIKTHTHTRYILGALAAGFMLMTAACKKNSADINAVNKPVVEAYLVAGQPLSLKVYQQKDLTDTATYGVALTGLSINVSNGSQTVKLTEGAGGTYTYSDAAFITAGKTYTMQFNYNNATVSASTLMPGKPAGFKLTDSVFHEPNIIDPAYNDKVLQTVTWSNPDSLQHILLFKNLDSNPFEIIAVRSNRKPSFEINTERTAIYNITQNTFKYYGHYQVILLRVNDEYINILSSNTRGSSQNLVNTPTNVVNGLGIFTAMQADTLNLRVTTQ comes from the coding sequence ATGGAAATAAAAACACATACACATACACGATATATATTAGGCGCGCTTGCGGCAGGTTTTATGCTGATGACCGCAGCCTGCAAAAAAAACAGTGCAGATATAAACGCGGTGAATAAACCGGTGGTTGAAGCGTACCTGGTTGCCGGGCAGCCGCTATCGCTGAAAGTTTATCAACAAAAGGATTTGACGGATACGGCAACTTACGGTGTAGCCTTAACAGGGCTTAGTATTAATGTTAGTAATGGAAGCCAAACGGTTAAACTCACCGAAGGTGCAGGCGGTACCTATACCTACAGTGATGCTGCCTTTATAACTGCCGGTAAAACTTACACTATGCAGTTTAATTATAATAACGCCACAGTAAGCGCATCAACCCTGATGCCGGGCAAGCCGGCGGGCTTTAAATTAACCGACAGCGTATTTCACGAACCTAATATCATCGACCCGGCTTATAACGATAAGGTGCTGCAAACCGTTACCTGGAGCAATCCTGATTCGCTGCAGCATATCCTGCTTTTTAAAAACCTGGATAGTAATCCTTTCGAAATTATTGCTGTACGCAGTAACAGAAAACCCAGTTTTGAGATCAATACCGAAAGGACAGCGATCTATAACATCACCCAAAACACGTTTAAATATTACGGGCATTACCAGGTGATATTGCTGAGGGTTAATGACGAGTATATTAACATACTCAGCAGTAATACCCGCGGCAGCTCACAAAATTTGGTAAACACACCCACCAATGTAGTTAACGGTTTGGGCATTTTTACGGCCATGCAGGCTGATACCTTGAATTTGAGGGTAACTACGCAGTAA